From a single Streptomyces sp. NBC_01264 genomic region:
- the lysA gene encoding diaminopimelate decarboxylase, protein MSRSAHPAGPRHADVMPEGHYSPPPADLNALDEKVWARTVGRNAEGVATVGGIEVTRLAEEFGTPAYFLDEEDFRARCRAWAHAFGPDADVFYAGKAFLSKAVVKWLKEEGLNLDVCSGGELATALAAEMPAARIAFHGNNKSTGEITRAIEAGVGRIVLDSFQEIARVAHIARELGVRQPVQIRVTVGVEAHTHEFIATAHEDQKFGIAVADGSAAEAVRRALGHDSLELLGVHSHIGSQIFDMAGFEVSAKRVVRLLAAVRDEHGVELPEIDLGGGLGIAYTSADDPREPHEIAKALHEIVARECEAAGLRAPRISVEPGRAIVGPTAFTLYEVGTVKPLEGLRTYVSVDGGMSDNIRTALYDAEYSVSLVSRTSDAEPMLVRVVGKHCESGDIVVKDAFLPADIAPGDLLAVPATGAYCRSMASNYNHVLRPPVVAVRDGEARVIVRRETEEDLLRLDVG, encoded by the coding sequence ATGAGCCGTTCCGCCCACCCCGCCGGGCCCCGCCACGCCGACGTCATGCCCGAGGGCCACTACTCCCCGCCGCCCGCCGACCTCAACGCGCTCGACGAGAAGGTCTGGGCCCGTACGGTCGGCCGCAACGCTGAGGGGGTCGCCACCGTCGGCGGGATCGAAGTGACCCGCCTCGCCGAGGAGTTCGGGACGCCCGCCTACTTCCTCGACGAGGAGGACTTCCGGGCGCGCTGCCGCGCCTGGGCGCACGCCTTCGGGCCGGACGCCGACGTCTTCTACGCCGGCAAGGCGTTCCTCTCCAAGGCCGTCGTGAAGTGGCTCAAGGAAGAGGGGCTCAACCTCGACGTGTGCTCCGGCGGGGAGCTCGCCACCGCGCTCGCCGCCGAGATGCCGGCCGCCCGGATCGCCTTCCACGGCAACAACAAGTCGACGGGCGAGATCACCCGCGCCATCGAGGCCGGCGTCGGCCGGATCGTGCTCGACTCCTTCCAGGAGATCGCCCGCGTCGCGCACATCGCCCGCGAGCTCGGCGTGCGCCAGCCCGTCCAGATCCGCGTCACCGTGGGCGTCGAGGCGCACACCCACGAGTTCATCGCCACCGCGCACGAGGACCAGAAGTTCGGGATCGCCGTCGCCGACGGGTCGGCCGCCGAGGCCGTACGGCGCGCGCTGGGGCACGACAGCCTGGAGCTGCTCGGCGTCCACTCGCACATCGGCTCGCAGATCTTCGACATGGCAGGCTTCGAGGTCTCCGCCAAGCGCGTCGTACGGCTCCTGGCCGCCGTGCGCGACGAGCACGGGGTGGAGCTGCCCGAGATCGACCTCGGTGGCGGACTGGGCATCGCCTACACCTCCGCCGACGACCCGCGCGAGCCGCACGAGATCGCCAAGGCCCTGCACGAGATCGTCGCCCGCGAGTGCGAGGCGGCCGGTCTGCGCGCCCCGCGGATCTCCGTGGAACCCGGACGGGCGATCGTCGGCCCGACCGCCTTCACGCTGTACGAGGTGGGCACGGTCAAGCCGCTCGAGGGCCTGCGGACGTACGTCTCCGTCGACGGCGGGATGTCCGACAACATCCGCACGGCCCTCTACGACGCCGAGTACTCCGTCAGCCTCGTCTCCCGGACCTCCGACGCCGAGCCCATGCTCGTGCGCGTCGTGGGCAAGCACTGCGAGAGCGGCGACATCGTGGTCAAGGACGCGTTCCTGCCCGCCGACATCGCCCCCGGGGACCTCCTGGCGGTCCCGGCGACCGGCGCGTACTGCCGTTCTATGGCGAGCAACTACAACCACGTGCTCCGCCCGCCGGTCGTCGCCGTGCGGGACGGAGAGGCGCGCGTCATCGTCCGCCGGGAGACGGAGGAAGATCTCCTGCGTCTCGATGTCGGCTGA
- a CDS encoding homoserine dehydrogenase has protein sequence MRTRPLKVALLGCGVVGSEVARIMTTHADDLTARIGAPVELAGVAVRRPSKVRDGIDPALVTTDATALLKRGDIDVAIEVIGGIEPARTLITTAFEHGISVVSANKALLAQDGAALHAAAEAAGLDLYYEAAVAGAIPLVRPMRESLAGDKINRVMGIVNGTTNFILDKMDSTGAGYQEALDEATALGYAEADPTADVEGYDAAAKAAILAGIAFHTRVRLDDVYREGMTEVSAADFASAKRMGCTIKLLAILERAADGESVTARVHPAMIPLTHPLASVREAYNAVFVEAEAAGRLMFYGPGAGGAPTASAVLGDLVAVCRNKLAEAKGPGESAYTQLPVSPMGDVVTRYHISLDVADKPGVLAQVATTFAEHGVSIDTVRQQGKDGEASLVVVTHRAPDAALSGTVEALRKLDTVRGVASIMRVEGE, from the coding sequence ATGCGTACGCGTCCGCTGAAGGTGGCGCTGCTGGGCTGTGGAGTGGTCGGCTCGGAAGTTGCCCGCATCATGACGACGCACGCCGACGACCTGACGGCCAGGATCGGCGCGCCCGTCGAGCTCGCGGGCGTGGCCGTGCGCCGCCCCTCCAAGGTGCGCGACGGCATCGACCCGGCCCTGGTCACCACGGACGCGACCGCGCTGCTCAAACGCGGCGACATCGACGTCGCCATCGAGGTCATCGGCGGCATCGAGCCGGCCCGCACCCTGATCACCACCGCCTTCGAGCACGGCATCTCCGTGGTCTCGGCGAACAAGGCGCTGCTCGCCCAGGACGGCGCCGCGCTGCACGCCGCCGCCGAGGCCGCCGGGCTGGACCTGTACTACGAGGCCGCCGTCGCCGGCGCCATCCCGCTGGTCCGCCCGATGCGCGAGTCCCTCGCGGGCGACAAGATCAACCGGGTGATGGGCATCGTCAACGGCACGACGAACTTCATCCTCGACAAGATGGACTCCACCGGCGCCGGGTACCAGGAGGCCCTCGACGAGGCCACCGCCCTCGGGTACGCCGAGGCCGACCCCACGGCCGACGTGGAGGGCTACGACGCCGCCGCCAAGGCCGCGATCCTGGCCGGCATCGCCTTCCACACCCGGGTCCGCCTCGACGACGTGTACCGCGAGGGCATGACCGAGGTCAGCGCCGCGGACTTCGCGTCCGCCAAGCGCATGGGCTGCACCATCAAGCTCCTCGCCATCCTGGAGCGCGCCGCCGACGGCGAGTCCGTCACCGCCCGCGTCCACCCGGCGATGATCCCGCTGACCCACCCGCTCGCCTCCGTCCGCGAGGCGTACAACGCCGTCTTCGTCGAGGCGGAGGCCGCCGGGCGGCTCATGTTCTACGGGCCCGGCGCGGGCGGCGCTCCGACCGCGTCCGCGGTCCTGGGCGACCTCGTCGCCGTCTGCCGCAACAAGCTCGCCGAGGCAAAGGGGCCGGGCGAGTCGGCGTACACCCAGCTGCCGGTCAGCCCCATGGGGGATGTCGTCACCCGCTACCACATCAGCCTCGATGTGGCGGACAAGCCGGGCGTACTCGCCCAGGTGGCGACCACCTTCGCGGAGCACGGTGTCTCCATCGACACCGTCCGCCAGCAGGGAAAGGACGGCGAGGCCTCCCTCGTCGTCGTCACCCACCGTGCGCCCGACGCCGCCCTCTCCGGGACCGTCGAGGCGCTGCGGAAGCTGGACACCGTCCGCGGTGTCGCCAGCATCATGCGTGTTGAAGGGGAGTAA
- the thrC gene encoding threonine synthase, with protein MSSNRTHQWRGIIEEYRDRLPVTATTPVVTLREGGTPLVPAQVLSERTGCEVHLKVEGANPTGSFKDRGMTMAITKAKEDGAKAVICASTGNTSASAAAYAVRAGMVCAVLVPRGKIALGKMGQALVHGAKILQVDGNFDDCLDLARALSDNYPVALVNSVNPVRIEGQKTAAFEIVDALGDAPDIHVLPVGNAGNITAYWKGFKEYKADGLSSRTPRVWGFQASGSAPIVRGEVVKEPHTIATAIRIGNPASWDYALQARDESGGFIDEVTDRQILSAYRLLAAQEGVFVEPASAASVAGLLKAAELGLVDPGQKIVCTVTGNGLKDPDWAVAGAPQPITIPVDAEAAAIRLGLV; from the coding sequence ATGAGCAGCAATCGCACCCACCAGTGGCGCGGCATCATCGAGGAGTACCGGGACCGCCTGCCGGTCACGGCCACGACTCCGGTGGTCACGCTCCGCGAGGGCGGCACTCCCCTCGTCCCCGCCCAGGTGCTCTCCGAGCGCACCGGCTGCGAGGTACACCTCAAGGTCGAGGGGGCCAACCCCACCGGGTCCTTCAAGGACCGCGGCATGACCATGGCGATCACCAAGGCCAAGGAGGACGGCGCCAAGGCCGTCATCTGCGCCTCCACGGGCAACACCTCGGCCTCCGCCGCCGCCTACGCGGTGCGCGCCGGGATGGTGTGCGCCGTCCTCGTGCCCCGCGGCAAGATCGCGCTGGGCAAGATGGGCCAGGCGCTCGTGCACGGCGCAAAGATCCTTCAGGTCGACGGCAACTTCGACGACTGCCTGGACCTGGCTCGCGCGCTGTCCGACAACTACCCGGTGGCGCTGGTCAATTCCGTCAACCCGGTACGCATCGAGGGCCAGAAGACGGCCGCGTTCGAGATCGTGGACGCGCTCGGCGACGCCCCCGACATCCACGTGCTGCCCGTCGGCAACGCCGGCAACATCACCGCGTACTGGAAGGGCTTCAAGGAGTACAAGGCCGATGGCCTGTCCTCCCGTACGCCCCGCGTGTGGGGTTTCCAGGCTTCCGGTTCCGCGCCGATCGTGCGCGGCGAGGTCGTCAAGGAGCCGCACACCATCGCCACCGCGATCCGCATTGGCAACCCGGCCTCGTGGGACTACGCCCTGCAGGCCCGGGACGAGTCGGGCGGCTTCATCGACGAGGTGACGGACCGCCAGATCCTGTCGGCCTACCGCCTGTTGGCCGCTCAGGAGGGCGTCTTCGTCGAACCCGCCTCGGCCGCGTCGGTGGCCGGTCTGCTCAAGGCCGCCGAGCTCGGTCTGGTCGACCCCGGCCAGAAGATCGTGTGCACGGTCACCGGCAACGGCCTGAAGGACCCCGACTGGGCGGTCGCCGGCGCTCCGCAGCCGATCACCATTCCGGTTGACGCCGAGGCCGCCGCGATCCGCCTCGGTCTGGTCTGA
- the thrB gene encoding homoserine kinase gives MAGPAFRAAAVRVRVPASSANLGPGFDAFGLALGLYDDVVVRVADSGLNIDIAGEGADTLPRDESHLLVRSMRTAFDLLGGQPRGLEVVCANRIPHGRGLGSSSAAICAGIVAARAVTIGGEAKLDDTALLELATEIEGHPDNVAACLLGGFTLAWMDGGSAKAIRMEPADSIVPVVFVPSKPVLTETARGLLPRTVPHVDAAVNAGRAGLLVEALTRRPEFLLPATEDRLHQEYRSPAMPESVALVARLRADGIPAVISGAGPTVLALVDNGAADKVARLAGEGWAANRLALDAAGASVLPLGTQGG, from the coding sequence ATGGCCGGTCCCGCCTTCCGCGCCGCCGCCGTACGGGTGCGCGTTCCCGCCAGCAGTGCCAACCTCGGCCCGGGCTTCGACGCCTTCGGGCTGGCCTTGGGGCTCTACGACGACGTCGTCGTACGCGTGGCCGATTCCGGCCTGAACATCGACATCGCGGGCGAAGGTGCCGACACCCTGCCCCGGGACGAGAGCCACCTCCTCGTACGTTCCATGCGTACCGCCTTCGACCTGCTGGGCGGCCAGCCGCGCGGCCTCGAGGTCGTCTGCGCCAACCGCATCCCGCACGGCCGCGGCCTCGGGTCCTCCTCCGCCGCCATCTGTGCGGGCATCGTGGCCGCCCGCGCCGTGACCATAGGCGGAGAGGCCAAGCTCGACGACACGGCCCTGCTGGAACTCGCCACCGAGATCGAGGGCCACCCCGACAACGTCGCCGCCTGTCTGCTCGGCGGCTTCACCCTCGCGTGGATGGACGGCGGCAGCGCCAAGGCGATCCGTATGGAGCCCGCCGATTCCATCGTTCCGGTGGTCTTCGTCCCCTCCAAGCCGGTCCTGACGGAGACCGCGCGCGGCCTGCTGCCGCGCACCGTCCCGCACGTGGACGCGGCCGTCAACGCGGGCCGCGCGGGTCTGCTCGTAGAGGCCCTGACCAGGCGTCCCGAGTTCCTGCTGCCGGCCACCGAGGACCGTCTCCACCAGGAGTACCGGTCCCCGGCGATGCCCGAGAGCGTGGCGCTCGTGGCCAGACTGCGGGCGGACGGCATCCCCGCGGTGATCTCCGGCGCGGGCCCCACGGTCCTCGCGCTGGTCGACAACGGTGCGGCCGACAAGGTCGCACGGCTCGCGGGCGAGGGGTGGGCGGCCAACCGGCTCGCACTCGACGCCGCGGGCGCGAGCGTACTTCCGCTGGGAACCCAGGGCGGCTGA
- the rho gene encoding transcription termination factor Rho, with translation MSDTTDLMGAADTNVDTSAPAEGAAPTKRRRSGTGLDGMVLAELQQVASGLGIRGTARMRKGQLIEVIKEAQAGSSAPKAAASAPAAAASAPAETKPKRRATSKARTGEAAAEAPAEKTAAQAQIDIPGQPASEDAPVGERRRRRATAPSGSPEGSAPAAAVQVEQKSETVAPAAQAEAKAEAATAPAGQGQAQEGEGRGRRDRRERGNDRADGRRERRERGAKADDQGQGAQGQGQGQAGQGGQGQNQGQGQQGGRQDRTDRQDRQQGGRGQGQGQGQGQQGGRQDRDRQDNGPQDDFDEDGRRGRRGRYRDRRGRRGRDEFAPVETPVADDDVLIPVAGILDILDNYAFIRTSGYLPGPNDVYVSLAQVRKAGLRKGDHTTGAVRQPKDGERREKFNALVRLDSVNGMAPESGRGRPEFQKLTPLYPQDRLRLETDPGVLTTRIIDLVSPIGKGQRGLIVAPPKTGKTMIMQAIANAITVNNPECHLMVVLVDERPEEVTDMQRSVKGEVISSTFDRPAEDHTTVAELAIERAKRLVELGHDVVVLLDSITRLGRAYNLAAPASGRILSGGVDSTALYPPKRFFGAARNIEDGGSLTILATALVDTGSRMDEVIFEEFKGTGNMELKLDRKLADKRIFPAVDVDPSGTRKEEILLNSEELAIVWKLRRVLHALDSQQAIELLLDKMKQTKSNAEFLMQIAKTTPSGKNDD, from the coding sequence GTGAGCGACACCACCGATCTGATGGGCGCTGCCGACACCAACGTCGACACCAGTGCCCCCGCCGAGGGCGCCGCGCCGACCAAGCGCCGCCGCTCCGGCACCGGCCTTGACGGCATGGTCCTGGCCGAGCTCCAGCAGGTCGCGTCGGGCCTCGGCATCAGGGGCACCGCGCGGATGCGCAAGGGCCAGCTGATCGAGGTCATCAAGGAGGCGCAGGCGGGAAGCAGCGCCCCCAAGGCCGCCGCCTCCGCGCCCGCCGCCGCGGCCTCCGCGCCGGCCGAGACCAAGCCGAAGCGCCGCGCCACCAGCAAGGCCCGTACGGGCGAGGCCGCCGCCGAGGCGCCCGCCGAGAAGACCGCCGCGCAGGCCCAGATCGACATCCCGGGCCAGCCGGCCAGCGAGGACGCCCCGGTCGGCGAGCGCCGCCGCCGGCGCGCCACCGCCCCCTCCGGCAGCCCCGAGGGTTCGGCCCCCGCCGCCGCCGTCCAGGTGGAGCAGAAGTCCGAGACCGTCGCTCCGGCCGCACAGGCCGAGGCGAAGGCCGAGGCCGCCACCGCTCCCGCCGGCCAGGGCCAGGCCCAGGAGGGTGAGGGCCGCGGCCGTCGCGACCGCCGTGAGCGGGGCAACGACCGCGCCGACGGTCGCCGCGAGCGCCGTGAGCGCGGTGCCAAGGCCGACGACCAGGGCCAGGGCGCCCAGGGTCAGGGCCAGGGCCAGGCCGGCCAGGGTGGCCAGGGCCAGAACCAGGGTCAGGGTCAGCAGGGCGGCCGCCAGGACCGGACCGACCGTCAGGACCGCCAGCAGGGCGGCCGCGGCCAGGGTCAGGGTCAGGGCCAGGGCCAGCAGGGCGGTCGTCAGGACCGGGACCGTCAGGACAACGGCCCGCAGGACGACTTCGACGAGGACGGTCGGCGCGGCCGCCGCGGCCGCTACCGCGACCGCCGTGGCCGTCGCGGACGCGACGAGTTCGCCCCGGTGGAGACCCCGGTCGCCGACGACGACGTCCTGATCCCCGTCGCGGGCATCCTGGACATCCTCGACAACTACGCGTTCATCCGGACCTCGGGCTACCTGCCCGGCCCGAACGACGTGTACGTCTCCCTCGCCCAGGTCCGCAAGGCCGGTCTGCGCAAGGGCGACCACACCACCGGCGCCGTCCGGCAGCCCAAGGACGGCGAGCGCCGCGAGAAGTTCAACGCGCTCGTGCGCCTGGACTCCGTCAACGGCATGGCGCCCGAATCCGGCCGCGGCCGGCCGGAGTTCCAGAAGCTGACCCCCCTGTACCCGCAGGACCGGCTCCGCCTGGAGACCGACCCGGGCGTGCTGACCACCCGCATCATCGACCTCGTGTCGCCGATCGGTAAGGGCCAGCGCGGTCTGATCGTGGCCCCGCCGAAGACCGGCAAGACCATGATCATGCAGGCGATCGCCAACGCGATCACGGTCAACAACCCCGAGTGCCACCTGATGGTCGTCCTGGTCGACGAGCGTCCGGAAGAGGTCACCGACATGCAGCGGTCGGTGAAGGGCGAGGTCATCTCCTCGACCTTCGACCGCCCGGCCGAGGACCACACCACCGTTGCCGAGCTGGCCATCGAGCGCGCCAAGCGTCTCGTCGAGCTCGGTCACGACGTGGTCGTCCTGCTGGACTCCATCACCCGCCTGGGACGCGCGTACAACCTCGCCGCCCCCGCCTCCGGCCGCATCCTGTCCGGTGGTGTCGACTCGACCGCGCTCTACCCGCCGAAGCGCTTCTTCGGTGCGGCGCGCAACATCGAGGACGGCGGCTCGCTGACCATCCTGGCCACCGCGCTGGTCGACACCGGCTCGCGCATGGACGAGGTGATCTTCGAGGAGTTCAAGGGCACCGGCAACATGGAGCTCAAGCTCGACCGGAAGCTCGCCGACAAGCGCATCTTCCCGGCCGTGGACGTGGACCCCTCGGGCACCCGCAAGGAGGAGATCCTCCTCAACAGCGAGGAGCTCGCCATCGTCTGGAAGCTGCGCCGGGTGCTGCACGCGCTCGACTCGCAGCAGGCCATCGAGCTGCTCCTCGACAAGATGAAGCAGACGAAGTCGAACGCCGAGTTCCTCATGCAGATCGCGAAGACGACCCCGTCGGGCAAGAACGACGACTGA
- a CDS encoding LCP family protein, which translates to MSQDNRGRGRRAGAGRRRRKPAARRRAVVIAAWTAAGVVLLGGAGLGYFYFKFNGNLKTVDIDAALGTDRPENVDNGSMDILVLGSDSRGGANGEYGQDDGGSARSDTAMIVHLNEGHTKATVVSIPRDTLVTRPSCKLPNGKSDLGGPRKMFNESFTVGGAACAVATVEKMSGIRMDHYLEVDFTGFKEIIDKLGGVEVTTTKPIKDDYSHLNLPAGKNRLTGEQALGLVRTRHGVGDGGDLGRIQLQQAFIKALIKQVKSIGVFDNPKKLLELADTATKAITTDKALGDVKSLMGFAQGLEGISPENMQMITLPVTGDTRDPNRVVPLTKESKMVWDALLADRQVPAEATANSAGDKGTAGTVVQ; encoded by the coding sequence ATGAGCCAGGACAACAGGGGACGCGGCCGCAGGGCCGGCGCGGGCCGACGCCGACGGAAGCCGGCCGCGCGCCGCAGGGCCGTCGTCATCGCCGCGTGGACCGCCGCAGGCGTGGTCCTCCTGGGCGGGGCGGGGCTCGGCTACTTCTACTTCAAGTTCAACGGCAACCTCAAGACGGTCGACATCGACGCCGCCCTCGGCACCGACCGCCCGGAGAACGTCGACAACGGCTCGATGGACATCCTCGTCCTCGGCTCCGACTCCCGCGGCGGCGCCAACGGCGAGTACGGCCAGGACGACGGCGGCTCCGCACGCTCCGACACGGCGATGATCGTCCACCTCAACGAGGGCCACACCAAGGCCACCGTCGTGTCCATACCCCGCGACACCCTCGTGACCAGGCCCTCCTGCAAGCTCCCGAACGGCAAGAGCGACCTGGGCGGCCCGCGCAAGATGTTCAACGAGTCCTTCACCGTCGGCGGGGCCGCCTGCGCGGTCGCGACGGTGGAGAAGATGTCGGGGATCCGCATGGACCACTACCTCGAAGTCGACTTCACGGGCTTCAAGGAGATCATCGACAAGCTCGGCGGCGTCGAGGTGACGACCACCAAGCCGATCAAGGACGACTACAGCCACCTGAACCTGCCCGCCGGGAAGAACAGGCTCACCGGCGAGCAGGCCCTCGGCCTCGTCCGTACCCGCCACGGCGTCGGCGACGGCGGCGACCTGGGCCGAATACAGCTCCAGCAGGCCTTCATCAAGGCGCTGATCAAGCAGGTCAAGAGCATCGGCGTCTTCGACAACCCGAAGAAGCTGCTCGAGCTGGCCGACACCGCCACCAAGGCCATCACCACGGACAAGGCGCTCGGCGACGTGAAGTCGCTCATGGGCTTCGCCCAGGGCCTGGAGGGCATCAGCCCCGAGAACATGCAGATGATCACCCTGCCGGTGACCGGCGACACCCGTGACCCCAACCGGGTCGTCCCGCTCACCAAGGAGTCCAAGATGGTCTGGGACGCCCTGCTGGCCGACCGGCAGGTCCCCGCCGAGGCCACCGCGAACTCGGCCGGTGACAAGGGCACCGCCGGTACGGTCGTCCAGTAG
- the rpmE gene encoding 50S ribosomal protein L31, which translates to MKRDVHPQYVETQVSCTCGASFTTRSTLTEGSIRAEVCSECHPFYTGKQKILDTGGRVARFEARFGKAAQK; encoded by the coding sequence TTGAAGCGCGATGTTCACCCCCAGTACGTCGAGACCCAGGTCAGCTGCACCTGTGGCGCGTCGTTCACCACCCGTAGCACCCTGACCGAGGGCTCCATCCGAGCCGAGGTCTGCTCCGAGTGCCACCCGTTCTACACGGGCAAGCAGAAGATCCTCGACACCGGTGGCCGCGTGGCGCGCTTCGAGGCCCGCTTCGGCAAGGCTGCACAGAAGTAG
- the prfA gene encoding peptide chain release factor 1, whose amino-acid sequence MFEAVEELIGEHADLEKKLADPSVHSDQANARKLNKRYAELTPIVATFRAWKQSAEDIETAKEFAADDPDFVAEVKELTAQREELTEKLRLLLVPRDPSDDKDVLLEVKAGAGGDESALFAGDLLRMYLRYAERVGWKTEIIDATESELGGYKDVQVSVRTKGGNGATEPGQGVWARLKYEGGVHRVQRVPATESQGRIHTSAAGVLVTPEAEEVEVEVNMNDLRIDVYRSSGPGGQSVNTTDSAVRITHIPTGVVASCQNEKSQLQNKEQAMRILRSRLLAAAQEAAEQEASDVRRSQVRSVDRSEKIRTYNYPENRISDHRTGFKAYNLDQVLDGDLDPVIQACVDTDSAAKLASAH is encoded by the coding sequence ATGTTCGAGGCGGTCGAGGAACTGATCGGCGAGCACGCCGATCTTGAGAAGAAGCTCGCCGACCCTTCGGTCCACTCGGATCAGGCCAACGCGCGCAAGCTGAACAAGCGCTACGCGGAGCTGACCCCGATCGTCGCGACCTTCCGTGCCTGGAAGCAGTCCGCCGAGGACATCGAGACGGCGAAGGAGTTCGCGGCCGACGACCCGGACTTCGTGGCAGAGGTCAAGGAACTGACCGCACAGCGCGAAGAGCTCACCGAGAAGCTCCGCCTGCTGCTCGTTCCGCGCGACCCCAGCGACGACAAGGACGTGCTCCTGGAGGTCAAGGCGGGTGCGGGCGGTGACGAGTCCGCCCTGTTCGCCGGCGACCTGCTGCGCATGTACCTGCGCTACGCCGAGCGCGTGGGCTGGAAGACCGAGATCATCGACGCCACCGAGTCCGAGCTCGGCGGTTACAAGGACGTCCAGGTCTCCGTCCGCACCAAGGGCGGCAACGGCGCCACCGAGCCCGGCCAGGGCGTCTGGGCCCGCCTGAAGTACGAGGGCGGCGTGCACCGCGTCCAGCGCGTGCCGGCCACCGAGTCCCAGGGCCGCATCCACACCTCCGCCGCCGGCGTGCTCGTCACCCCGGAAGCCGAGGAGGTGGAGGTCGAGGTCAACATGAACGACCTCCGCATCGACGTGTACCGCTCCTCGGGCCCCGGTGGCCAGTCCGTCAACACCACCGACTCGGCCGTGCGCATCACGCACATCCCGACCGGTGTGGTCGCCTCCTGCCAGAACGAGAAGAGCCAGCTCCAGAACAAGGAGCAGGCGATGCGCATCCTGCGCTCGCGCCTGCTGGCCGCCGCCCAGGAAGCCGCCGAGCAGGAGGCCTCCGACGTGCGCCGCAGCCAGGTGCGCTCCGTGGACCGCTCCGAGAAGATCCGTACGTACAACTACCCGGAAAACCGGATCTCGGACCACCGGACGGGCTTCAAGGCGTACAACTTGGACCAGGTGCTCGACGGAGACCTCGACCCGGTCATCCAGGCCTGCGTCGACACGGACTCCGCCGCCAAGCTCGCGTCCGCGCACTGA
- the prmC gene encoding peptide chain release factor N(5)-glutamine methyltransferase: MNLLLAEVAQATQRLAAAGVPSPRFDAEELAAFVHGVKRGELHHVKDADFDARYWEAVARREAREPLQHITGRAFFRYLELQVGPGVFVPRPETESVVDWAIQAVRAMDVVEPLIVDLCTGSGAIALAMAQEVPRSRVHAVELSEDALRWTRKNAEGSRVTVHQGNALSALPELDGQVDLVISNPPYIPLTEWEYVAPEARDHDPEMALFSGEDGLDTIRGIERTAHRLLRPGGIVVIEHADTQGGQVPWIFAEERGWADAADHPDLNKRPRFATARKAMP, translated from the coding sequence GTGAACTTGCTGCTTGCCGAGGTGGCCCAGGCCACCCAGCGGCTGGCCGCCGCCGGCGTGCCCTCACCGCGTTTCGACGCCGAGGAGCTCGCGGCCTTCGTGCACGGCGTCAAGCGGGGGGAACTCCACCACGTCAAGGACGCGGACTTCGACGCCCGGTACTGGGAGGCCGTCGCCCGCCGCGAGGCGCGCGAGCCGCTTCAGCACATCACCGGCCGCGCCTTCTTCCGCTACCTGGAGCTCCAGGTCGGGCCCGGGGTCTTCGTGCCCCGGCCCGAGACCGAGTCGGTCGTGGACTGGGCCATACAGGCCGTCCGGGCGATGGACGTGGTCGAGCCGCTGATCGTGGACCTCTGCACCGGCTCCGGCGCCATCGCGCTGGCCATGGCGCAGGAGGTGCCGCGCTCGCGCGTGCACGCCGTCGAGCTGTCCGAGGACGCCCTGCGGTGGACCCGTAAGAACGCCGAGGGCTCCCGCGTCACCGTCCACCAGGGCAACGCGCTCAGCGCGCTGCCCGAGCTGGACGGACAGGTCGACCTGGTCATCTCCAACCCGCCGTACATCCCGCTCACCGAGTGGGAGTACGTGGCACCCGAGGCCCGCGACCACGACCCCGAGATGGCGCTGTTCTCCGGCGAGGACGGCCTGGACACCATCCGCGGCATCGAGCGCACCGCCCACCGGCTGCTGCGGCCCGGCGGCATCGTGGTCATCGAGCACGCCGACACCCAGGGCGGCCAGGTCCCGTGGATCTTCGCCGAGGAGCGGGGCTGGGCCGACGCCGCCGACCACCCCGACCTCAACAAGCGCCCGCGCTTCGCCACCGCCCGCAAGGCCATGCCGTGA
- a CDS encoding L-threonylcarbamoyladenylate synthase — MARRYDCNDATDRKTGLREAASAVRRGELVVLPTDTLYGIGADAFSAEAVGDLLAAKGRGRNMPTPVLIGSPNTLHGLVTDFSEQAWELVDAFWPGALTLVAKHQPSLAWDLGETGGTVAVRMPLHPVAIELLTEVGPMAVSSANLTGHPAPEDCDAAREMLGDSVSVYLDGGPTPGMQPSSIVDVTGKVPVLLREGALTAEQLREVVPDLEVAP; from the coding sequence ATGGCCCGGCGATACGACTGCAACGACGCGACGGACCGCAAGACGGGCCTGCGCGAAGCCGCCTCCGCCGTACGTCGTGGCGAGCTCGTCGTGCTGCCCACGGACACCCTGTACGGGATCGGCGCGGACGCCTTCAGCGCGGAGGCCGTCGGCGACCTGCTCGCCGCCAAGGGCCGCGGCCGCAACATGCCCACCCCCGTCCTCATCGGTTCCCCGAACACCCTGCACGGCCTGGTCACGGACTTCTCCGAGCAGGCGTGGGAGCTCGTCGACGCCTTCTGGCCCGGCGCGCTGACCCTCGTCGCCAAGCACCAGCCCTCGCTGGCGTGGGACCTGGGCGAGACCGGCGGCACCGTGGCCGTACGCATGCCCCTGCACCCCGTCGCGATCGAGCTGCTGACCGAGGTCGGCCCGATGGCGGTGTCCTCGGCGAACCTGACCGGACACCCCGCGCCGGAGGACTGCGACGCGGCCCGAGAGATGCTCGGCGACTCCGTGTCCGTGTACCTGGACGGCGGCCCGACCCCGGGCATGCAGCCCTCGTCGATCGTCGACGTCACCGGGAAGGTTCCCGTCCTGCTGCGCGAGGGGGCACTGACCGCCGAGCAGCTGCGGGAGGTCGTGCCCGACCTCGAGGTGGCCCCGTGA